Part of the Deltaproteobacteria bacterium genome, TCGAGAAGGGCAGGGGTCGCCCGGCCCGTTCGGATTCGGGAAAGTTCCTTTACAAAGGCCTCGATGGCCTTTTCCATTCGGGATTGCGTCTCACTGACCACTGCCTTCATATCTCTTTTCTCCTTCGATGACGAGGGTACCGATTGGTTCTCCCCTCACAGCCCTCAAGATGTTTCCCGGCACCCGCATGGAAAATATGCAGATGGGCAGGCCCGCTTCCCGCGCAAGGGATACAGCCGCCGCATCCATGACCCTGAGCCCCCGCTCCAGGACCTCACCGTAGGTGATCTCAGCAAAACGCTCGGCATCAGGGTGCCGATTGGGGTCCTTGTCATAGACGCCGTCCACCCGTGTGGCCTTGAAGAGACAGTCCGCCCTGATTTCGAGCGCACGGAGGGTCGCGGCCGTATCCGTGGTGAAAAAGGGATTGCCCGTCCCGGCAGCAAAGATCACTATCCGACCTTTTTCCAGGTGACGGAGGGCCCTGCCGCGGACAAAGGGTTCGGCCATCCTCCCCACCTCGATGGCGGACAGGACCCGTGCGCAGACGCCCTTGCGGGAAAGGGCATCCTGAAGGGCCAGGGAGTTCATGACGGTCGCAAGCATCCCTATCTGATCCGCCACGGCCCGGTCCATGCCCTGTAATGCCCCGGAAACCCCGCGGAATATGTTCCCTCCGCCCACGACTACGCCGAGCTCCACACCCATGCCATGGACCTGAGCCAGCTCTCCGGCCACTTGGTTGATCATCTCAGGGGAAATGCCGTAAGGCACCTTTCCGAGAAGGGCCTCGCCGCTCACCTTCAGAAGGAGCCTTTTAAAACGTGGCCGGTTTGCCGGCACGGATCCTCCGTGACCTGTCATTGCCTCCTACTCGGATCCGACTTGGTAGCGGACAAATCGACGTATGGAAATGTTTTCCCCCAGGGACGCGATGAGTTCGTTCAGGAGGTCCTGGATGGTGACCTCGGGCCTTTTCACAAACGGTTGTTCAAGAAGGCAGACCTCCTTGTAGAACTTGTCGACTCGACCCTCGATCATCTTTTCCACGATCTTTTCGGGCTTGCCCGACTCGAGGGCCTGATTTCTGTAGATTTCGCGTTCCTTTTCGAGGATCGCCGAGGGAACCTCCTCCCTGGAGATACAAAGGGGGTTGGTTGCCGCGATGTGCATGGCCACATCCCGGGCAAACCCCACGAACTGATCCGTCTTGGCGACAAAATCCGTCTCGCAGCTTACCTCGACCATGACGCCGATCTTGTTGCCCGCGTGGATGTATGCCTGAATGGCCCCTTCAGAGGTGGCCCGCCCCGCGCGCTTGGCCGCAACGGCCAGGCCCTTCTGGCGAAGCCAGACCACGGCCTTTTCCATATCCCCACCTGACTCAGTGAGCGCCTTCTTGCAATCCATCATGCCCGCGTTGGTCCTGTCCCTGAGTTCCTTGACCATCGCAGCCGTTATACCCGACATTTTCTTTCCTCCTCAGACATGCAATCTGAATTTAAACCGCACCCGTACCGACATCCTCAGCATCGACAGGGGCAAGCCCTTCCTGCAATTCTTCTGCAGGAACCTCATGACCTTCCTCAACGGTGAATTCCTTGTCGGATTCCGCCTGCTGAAGCTCGGCATAACGCTCCCTGCCCTCGATCACCGCATCGGCGATACGCGACGCAAAAAGGCGAATTGCCCTAATGGCGTCATCGTTGCCTGGGATCACATAGTCGATCCCATCGGGATCACAATTCGTATCGACTACAGCCACGACAGGGATCCCAAGGCGATTGGCCTCCTTGACCGCTATGGCCTCCTGCCCGGAATCAATGACGAAAAGGGCA contains:
- the pyrH gene encoding UMP kinase, which produces MTGHGGSVPANRPRFKRLLLKVSGEALLGKVPYGISPEMINQVAGELAQVHGMGVELGVVVGGGNIFRGVSGALQGMDRAVADQIGMLATVMNSLALQDALSRKGVCARVLSAIEVGRMAEPFVRGRALRHLEKGRIVIFAAGTGNPFFTTDTAATLRALEIRADCLFKATRVDGVYDKDPNRHPDAERFAEITYGEVLERGLRVMDAAAVSLAREAGLPICIFSMRVPGNILRAVRGEPIGTLVIEGEKRYEGSGQ
- the tsf gene encoding translation elongation factor Ts yields the protein MSGITAAMVKELRDRTNAGMMDCKKALTESGGDMEKAVVWLRQKGLAVAAKRAGRATSEGAIQAYIHAGNKIGVMVEVSCETDFVAKTDQFVGFARDVAMHIAATNPLCISREEVPSAILEKEREIYRNQALESGKPEKIVEKMIEGRVDKFYKEVCLLEQPFVKRPEVTIQDLLNELIASLGENISIRRFVRYQVGSE